In Falco cherrug isolate bFalChe1 chromosome 2, bFalChe1.pri, whole genome shotgun sequence, the following are encoded in one genomic region:
- the EEF1AKMT1 gene encoding EEF1A lysine methyltransferase 1: MDDDDDDIPQLSSHTLAALQEFCLEQQQREGMKTSQGFNQYSIGSIEEDWQLSQFWYSDETASCLANEVVVAAGKGGRIACISAPSVYQKLKEQDGKDFSVCILEYDRRFSVYGEEFIFYDYNHPLNLPENLLPHSFDIVIADPPYLSEECLQKTSETIKYLTKGKILLCTGAIMEEQAAKYLGVKICKFIPEHSRNLANEFRCYVNYASGLD; the protein is encoded by the exons atggatgatgatgatgatgacattCCCCAGCTTTCATCCCATACGTTGGCTGCCCTCCAGGAGTTCTGTttggaacagcagcagagagagggcATGAAGACCTCCCAAGGGTTTAATCAATATTCCATTGGCTCGATAGAAGAAGACTGG CAACTGAGCCAGTTTTGGTACAGCGATGAAACTGCATCTTGCCTGGCTAATGAAGTGGTTGTGGCAGCTGGAAAAGGTGGCAG GATAGCATGCATTAGTGCACCAAGTGTGTACcagaaactgaaagaacagGACGGTAAAGATTTCTCGGTGTGTATACTGGAGTATGACAGAAGGTTTTCTGTATATGGAGAAGAATTTATCTTCTATGATTACAACCACCCCTTGAACTTACCTGAAAATCTCCTGCCACACAGTTTTGACATTGTAATAGCAGATCCACCTTATCTATCTGAGGAATGTCTTCAAAAAACATCAGAGACCATCAAATACTTAACAAAAGGAAAGATTCTGCTTTGTACAG GTGCAATCATGGAGGAACAGGCAGCCAAATATCTTGGTGTGAAGATATGCAAGTTTATTCCAGAACACTCGCGAAATTTAGCCAATGAATTTCGATGTTACGTGAACTATGCATCTGGATTGGACTGA